A genomic segment from Bufo bufo chromosome 8, aBufBuf1.1, whole genome shotgun sequence encodes:
- the LOC120977603 gene encoding uncharacterized protein LOC120977603, protein MYRYQKKLLLCMSVATTFTFLQWFLKSKLPITAAVKKKIENAPCNGKLSTNTITALDDNRTFIISPYYDDRDDHRSMVRILSIIHHEEVKELYCYFCCPTNKSVQISKASIDMHSDRFDFPYVTTDLLCEMPPDCPAEYLSVHTSPTRKMYQLPLFRIQNQDVKPFSAEFTVCISTMFGNYSNVLQFIQTMEMYQILGAQRVMIYLNSCSPQMKKAMQYYIARGILEVVDWPIQRYLRPGTSWRHSVDPKDIGYYGQLATLNDCIYRNMYRTRFVLLNDIDEIILPFSHMTWDAMMKSLQQQNPNVGIFLFENHIFPQTVPIDVHFSDIASWKDVPGYNILQYVYREPDRPDYFNARKMIVDPRKVIQTSVHSILKRYGDYRRVSVETALVYHCRGPLQKKLPKTSLIEDKTIWKHNASLIRNVNKVLGEISFQ, encoded by the coding sequence ATGTACAGATACCAAAAGAAGCTTCTACTCTGTATGTCAGTTGCAACGACTTTCACCTTTTTACAATGGTTTCTAAAGAGCAAATTGCCGatcactgcagcagtgaagaagaaAATTGAGAACGCTCCTTGTAATGGCAAACTCAGCACCAATACGATTACAGCACTGGACGACAACCGGACGTTCATCATCTCGCCGTACTATGACGACAGAGATGACCATCGGTCTATGGTGCGGATTCTCAGCATTATTCACCATGAAGAGGTAAAGGAACTATACTGCTATTTCTGTTGCCCTACAAACAAGAGCGTGCAGATCTCCAAGGCGTCCATAGACATGCATAGCGATCGCTTTGACTTTCCCTATGTGACAACGGACCTTTTATGTGAGATGCCACCAGACTGCCCTGCTGAGTATTTATCTGTTCATACGTCTCCAACGCGAAAAATGTACCAATTACCTCTATTCCGAATACAAAACCAAGATGTGAAACCATTTTCTGCAGAGTTCACGGTCTGCATTTCCACCATGTTTGGGAATTACAGCAATGTCTTACAATTCATTCAGACCATGGAGATGTACCAGATCCTGGGGGCACAACGGGTCATGATCTACCTTAACAGTTGCAGCCCACAGATGAAAAAAGCTATGCAGTATTATATCGCAAGAGGGATCCTAGAGGTGGTAGACTGGCCGATCCAGCGTTACCTCAGGCCTGGCACTTCATGGCGCCATTCAGTTGACCCCAAAGATATAGGGTATTATGGTCAGTTGGCAACACTCAATGACTGCATTTATAGGAATATGTACAGGACTAGGTTTGTGCTGCTCAATGATATTGATGAGATAATTTTACCGTTCTCGCACATGACGTGGGATGCCATGATGAAAAGCCTGCAACAACAGAATCCAAATGTTGGAATTTTCCTATTCGAAAATCATATTTTTCCTCAAACTGTGCCCATTGATGTCCATTTCTCTGATATTGCCTCCTGGAAAGACGTCCCGGGATATAACATCCTCCAGTATGTCTATCGGGAACCAGACAGACCAGATTATTTCAATGCTCGGAAGATGATTGTGGATCCCAGGAAGGTCATACAGACGTCGGTTCACTCCATTTTAAAACGCTACGGAGATTACCGGCGTGTCTCAGTGGAAACAGCTCTGGTTTACCACTGCAGAGGACCTCTACAGAAGAAATTACCAAAAACCTCATTAATAGAAGACAAGACTATCTGGAAACATAATGCCTCTCTTATCAGAAATGTTAATAAAGTTCTGGGGGAAATCTCATTCCAGTGA